The Loxodonta africana isolate mLoxAfr1 chromosome 12, mLoxAfr1.hap2, whole genome shotgun sequence genome segment cgttgtctgatatagtgccagaagatggcccctcaggttggaaggcactcaaaagagaaccggggaagagctgccttctcaaagtacagtcaaccttaatgacatgaatggagtcaaactttcaggacctttatttgttgatgcggcacaactcaaaatgggaagaagcaGCTGCGAACATacgttaataattggaatgtggattgtacaaagtatgaatctaggaaaattggaaatcatgaaaaatgaaatggaacacataaacaccatatcctaggcattagtgagctgaaatggaatggtgttggccattttgaatctgacagttgtagggtctactatgccaggaataacaacttgaagaggaatggctttgcattcatcatcaaaaaaaaaaattcaagatctagcctgaagaaAACACAGTTAGCTATGGATAATATCcatttgcctacaaggaagatgagttaataagactattactcaaatttactctccaaccactaaggccaaagatgaagaaattgaagatttttaccaagttctacagtctgaaattgattcaacatgcaatcagcatgcattgataattactgacgattggaatgcaaaagttggaaaaaaagaaggatcggtagttggaaaatatggccttggtgatagaaatgatcctggagattgcatgatagaattttgcaacaccaatgacttcttcattgcaaataccttttttcaccaatgtaaatggtgactacacacgtgtacttcactggatggaatacacaagaataaagttgactgtatctgtggaaaaagctggtggaaaagctcattatcatcagtcataacaaggccagggcatactacagaacagaccaccaattgctcatatgcaagttcaagttgatacTGAAGAAAACTAGGAACAAGTCcacacaaaagccaaagtatgaccttaagtatatcccacctgaatttggagaccatctcaagaagagatttgacacattgaacactaatgactgaaaaccggaggagttgtggaatgacatttagcacatcatacatgaagaaagcaagaggtcattaaaaagagggCGGGggggaaagaccaaaatggatgtcagaagagactctaaaacttgcatTTGAATGCCAAGTAGCTAAAGGGAACAGAACagatgatgaagtaagagaggcagagccaacacaGCACTATAGACAAAAGCACCataccatccctccacagcaaagacaggaaaaactaagtaaaacagagacaaacgtcaatcctggaaccctaagtgtcaaatgaagagataaagaactcagccaagcactgaatggaataagaaactgacagagaatggagagagAGGACAGAGACGTGCAGAGGTCatctatcagctaacgcagcacagatttgccatcttggattcCTGCTGGAGATTGGTGGACAGGcaatacaggaaagcagcttcacagagctcctagCTAGAGACAGAACAACCAGTAACAAGCAATATAGGCCTTCCCAACCCCtatccttcccccaccccaactTGGCCTCTGCTGCTTCCAAGCTGGCTGTGGTCACTCGGCGAGCCGGGAAATGCAGGGCCTGTGCCACTCAGATTTGCTCCACCCACATGGAAGAGCAGCAGACATGGAGTATgtgaaagcagcttcacggaactcccagcaagagacagaacaaccggtaaccagcaatatatggTTTCCCACCCCCATCCTTCTCCCCCTCACTCAACCTCCACCGCTTCTTGCTGGCTGCAGTCTCTTCACCAGAAGACACCAGCTTCAGCCCTGTGCCCCTTttatttgccctgcccacactggccagctccagCAGTGCAATTtgtttgttgctgatgttgcttttttcagattcttttggtttcttccctgcttcTTACCATCATCTCCTCCTTTCTCTTatacacctggctccgtgtgccagtTTGggtcttcttgaaaggctgtgaaacaTCGCTTGGCCGGGGAACTGCTTCTCCAGTCATGCTGCCACACTGGTGGAATCtcagtgccttttttttctttttgtttcttttgctgtgtgtgtgcgtgtgttttgttctgttttgtcttgtttgtttgttttctttttcttttcttggctttGAAGCCCCTTCTAGCTGAGCTGTACTGCCCAGCTTGGGAGCTGCTCCCCTGGTCTGCACAGCCCTGTTGGTAGGATCCGCaggggcatttcttttctttttttctctctctctctttttctttttggtctttcttcgtttctcagtttcttatctttCTACATTTACCTTCTTTTCCCGTCTCCTGAATAACTGGTGCTGTGTGAAACCTCTGCCCCATCTAGGAAGGCTGTActtgcagcctgggagccataACCTTGGTCTTCAGAGCCACACTGGTGGAATCCCCAgcggcttttcttttttcttctctgataatttatttgtttatttttctctttttcctttttgtttttctctatatCTCGGGCTCTCATCTCTCCACTATTTGGCAatctcccttagcactctttgtgtgtgtgtgttttgcttgtttgttttttgtctgtttttggctcctgtttcacTTTGCTGTCTCACTTCTTTCCCATACatatcttagctccacacatcacaacctcccccttctttcctgcctacctgcaccatgcactgaacatcaatCCCCTGAGCAGTGTGGGtacggcctactggaacctgctcTGCACTGATTCCCGGCCCACCCTGTTGGACCTAGTACAtaccacaaacaacccattctagcccctccccttcagctgcacctgcactgctgcaccatagctgacaTACACGTGGGGGTATAGCAAAGTAGAGCCGTGGAATTTTGTGTTAACAACTTAATTCTAAACAAGTGCACTGCTTACTTTAGACTTTTGCAGTAGTCAAAAAACATCAGGAATCCGAACCCTTGAAGCATCTGATCAGTGGTCTGgaatttcagagatttttttcagATCGATTTAAGGTTATTATCCCATTTCAGCCATTCAGTTACAGTCATTGGGTGACAATATCTATCCCCAGCACTTTCCTAAGTGCCTTAGCTACATCCCTATTCCGGAGGGTATAAATCAGAGGATTCAGTGTGGGAGTAATGATGCTATAGAACACAGACCCAGCTTTGTCTTGCAGTGGAGTGCGATGGGCCCTGGTCCTCATATATGAGAAGATACAGGCACCGAACCAGAGGGAAACCACAGTGAAGTGAGAGCTACAAGTAGCAAAGGCATTTTTCTTGCTCCCAGCAGAACACATCTGCATAATACTGTGTAGGATGAAGGCATAGGATGTAGAAACCAGGATGATAGGGAAGAGAAGGAGTAGGATGGTGCTGATGTATGCTGTGGTCTCATAAACAGTGATGTCTCCACATACCAACTTCACAACAGCTGGAAGCTCACAATAGAAGTGGTGGATTTTTCGAGGCCCACAGAAAGGCGAGTGCATCAAAATCACTGTGTGAATTAGGGAGTTCATGGATGCTTCCAACCATGACATGACAGCCATCATCACTCCCAACTTTCTGTTCATGAGAACAGTATAACGCAGTGGATGACAGATGgcaacatagcggtcataggacatgagAGCCAGGAGAAGACACTCAGCACCACCCACAGATAAATAGAGAAAGTGCTGGATTGCACAGCCCACAAAGGAGATGGACTTCTTGCCAGATAAGTAGTTGGTAGCCATCTTGGGGATGGTAATGAAGACATGCATCAGATCCATGAGGGACAGCTGGCTGAGTAGGAAGTACATTGGTGTATGAAGCCGAGGATCAGCACAGATGAGGAGAATGGTGAGGGTGTTGGCACTCACTGCAATGAGGAAAACCACCATGgtcaaggagaaaagaaaaaggtggGTGAGGGAGTCATCAAAGAGCCCTTCAAGGATGAAGTCTTCCAGAGAGGTATGATTCccctgccacatctctctcttcTCAAACCCTAAGATAATAGGAAATGGATACGAACTGTGATATCAGAAATACTGGGGTTCACCATACCTGATGTAATGAGTCTTTTGATCTAAGAAataattttcagagatttttttctacTTATAATTGTTCAGTAGCTTTAATTATTGCAATAACCTTTAAAAATGAGACAGAACTTAAAATTTGTCTTCACATACATGGTTACTGTGAAATTCCAGAATAtctaacaaaaccaaaccaaacccactgctatcgaggattccaactcatagtgaccctataggacagagtagaactgcctggtagagtttccaaggagtgcctggctgatttgaactgctgacctcttggttagcagccatagcacttaaccactatgccaccagggtttcctccagaatATCTAGATTCTATTAAATGCCAAACTTCAAGACAATAGTCCCTTCTCTTAGCTTATTGTATCTGTCAGAGTTTAGTCAGAGAAGTTGAACCAACAGGAGATTttaatatatctatatctatctgtggaaagagacgatggaaaagctcaatatcatcaatcggaacaaggccaggggccgactgtggaacagaccatcaattgctcatgtgcaagttcaagctgaaactgaagaaaatcagagcaagtccacaggagccaaaatatgaccttgagtatatcccacctgaatttagagaccatctcaaaaatagatttgacgcattgaacactagtgaccaaagaccagatgagttgtggaatgacatcaaggacatcatccatgaagaaagcaagaggtcactgaaaagagaggaaagaaagaaaagaccaagatggacgtcagaggagactctgaaacttgctcttgagcatcgagcagctaaagcaaaaggaagaattgatgaagtaagagaactgaacagaagatttcaaagggcctctggagaagacaaagtaaagtattataatgacatgcaaagagctgaagatgaaaaaccaaaagggaagaacatgctcagcgtttctcaagctgaaagaactgaagaaaaaattcaagcctcgagttgcaatagtgaaggattccatggggaaaatattaaatgatgcaggaagcatcaaaagaagatggaaggaatacacagtcattatactgaaaagaattagtcaatattcaaccatttcaagaggaggcatatgatcaggaaccgatggtactgaaggaagaagtccaagctgctctgaaggcattggcgaaaaacaaggctccaggaattgatggaatatcaattgagatgtttcaacaaacagatgcagcgctggaggtactcactcatctatgccaagaaatatggaagacagcttcctgaccaactgactggaagagagccatattcccaagaaaggtgatccaactgaatgtggaaattatagaacaatatcattaatatcacacacaagcaaaattttgctgaagatcattcgaaaatggctgcagcagtatatcgacagggaactgccagaaattcaggcaggtttcagaagaggacatgcaaccagggatatcactgctgacgtcagatggatcctggctgaaagcatagaataccagaaggatgtttacctgtgttttattgactgtgcaaaggcattcgactgtgtggatc includes the following:
- the LOC100658072 gene encoding olfactory receptor 2AE1-like; amino-acid sequence: MWQGNHTSLEDFILEGLFDDSLTHLFLFSLTMVVFLIAVSANTLTILLICADPRLHTPMYFLLSQLSLMDLMHVFITIPKMATNYLSGKKSISFVGCAIQHFLYLSVGGAECLLLALMSYDRYVAICHPLRYTVLMNRKLGVMMAVMSWLEASMNSLIHTVILMHSPFCGPRKIHHFYCELPAVVKLVCGDITVYETTAYISTILLLLFPIILVSTSYAFILHSIMQMCSAGSKKNAFATCSSHFTVVSLWFGACIFSYMRTRAHRTPLQDKAGSVFYSIITPTLNPLIYTLRNRDVAKALRKVLGIDIVTQ